A genomic segment from Borreliella burgdorferi B31 encodes:
- a CDS encoding plasmid partition family protein has translation MRPLRFQLKTEDAYIYYKSKSRFTSFLLEKLLKDKEELLNEIMKEYKECKKYN, from the coding sequence ATCAGGCCATTAAGATTTCAGCTTAAAACAGAAGATGCATACATATATTACAAATCAAAATCAAGATTTACTAGTTTTTTGCTAGAAAAATTACTTAAAGATAAAGAAGAATTGCTTAATGAAATTATGAAAGAATATAAGGAGTGTAAAAAATATAATTAA